In Populus trichocarpa isolate Nisqually-1 chromosome 12, P.trichocarpa_v4.1, whole genome shotgun sequence, a genomic segment contains:
- the LOC7493489 gene encoding uncharacterized protein LOC7493489 isoform X3 has translation MTQVSAACVPQVIFILQCLLAAILPIRKLCETPVSFFYLPPMSSASKFVNFGTSLFLRTTNNGHPHKTISFKPLPSLQFHLYCSSSTAATATATATTDDDIMETLNSLQQENKQKQHPWPEWVTFVDKLKTRGYFMETSEDENIIAYTDMNQLRDGCLSFARDRYDVLKSLSIPDIQTVVESGCPNILRKVVNSAKRMRAYVQKDEGDACSACIHRGCCDRAYVVLKSNEAEGRTIDIVRVLMFHALDPLVISEGEKSPGSELIEASARKLLSELVELSETPHDPALPKRTPKTPDKKERVVNFTGGILRENVEMKKGDWICTKCNFMNFAKNKRCRKCGEQSSKKDGVDSFEVKKGDWICSECNFMNFAKNKRCRKCGEQSAKKDGDDSIEVKKGDWICSECNFTNFSKNTRCRKCGEQSAKKDGDDSIEVKKGDWICSECEFLNFSRNIKCLKCKADGPERVAVDNVEMKRGDWNCTKCGFMNFASNKTCLRCLDPRPERDTGEWNCPSCDFLNFTKNKVCLKCNCDRPKRMGGEWHCPSCDFMNFSRNAVCLKCDCKRPREAMTEYEEQIWKSPY, from the exons ATGACACAAGTATCAGCCGCGTGTGTACCGCAGGTCATCTTCATTCTTCAGTGCTTGCTTGCTGCCATTTTGCCTATCCGAAAACTCTGCGAAACACCAGTCTcctttttctatcttccaccaaTGTCATCAGCGTCTAAATTCGTAAACTTTGGCACTTCGCTCTTCCTTCGTACAACTAATAATGGCCATCCCCACAAAACCATCTCCTTTAAACCCCTCCCTTCCCTCCAATTCCACCTCTACTGTTCTTCCTCCACTGCAGCCACAGCCACAGCCACAGCCACCACAGATGATGATATCATGGAAACCTTGAACTCCcttcaacaagaaaataaacaaaaacaacatccaTGGCCTGAGTGGGTAActtttgttgataaattgaaGACCAGGGGTTACTTCATGGAAACTTCAGAGGATGAAAATATTATTGCTTACACTGATATGAATCAGTTAAGGGATGGTTGTCTTAGCTTTGCTCGTGACAGATATGATGTTCTCAA ATCATTGTCTATACCTGATATTCAAACAGTTGTGGAGAGTGGATGTCCTAATATTCTTCGAAAAGTTGTAAATTCAGCTAAAAGAATGAGAGCTTACGTGCAAAAGGATGAAGGGGAT GCTTGTAGTGCTTGTATTCATCGGGGTTGTTGTGATAGAGCTTATGTGGTACTAAAGAGTAATGAAGCAGAGGGTCGTACCATAGACATAGTGCGGGTCTTAATGTTCCATGCACTGGATCCCCTTGTTATTTCAGAAGGAGAGAAATCTCCTGGTAGTGAGCTTATTGAAGCGTCTGCAAGGAAGCTGCTTTCTGAGTTGGTTGAATTGAGTGAGACACCCCATGATCCTGCACTACCAAAGCGTACTCCCAAAACCCCCGATAAGAAGGAGCGAGTTGTGAATTTCACGGGTGGCATACTGCGTGAAAATGTTGAAATGAAGAAAGGAGATTGGATATGTACCAA ATGCAACTTTATGAACTTcgctaaaaataaaagatgccGAAAATGTGGTGAACAAAGTTCAAAGAAGGATGGTGTTGACTCTTTTGAAGTTAAGAAAGGAGATTGGATATGCTCCGA ATGCAACTTTATGAACTTcgctaaaaataaaaggtgccGAAAATGTGGTGAACAAAGTGCAAAGAAGGATGGTGATGACTCTATTGAAGTTAAGAAAGGAGATTGGATATGCTCCGA ATGCAACTTTACGAACTTCTCTAAAAATACAAGATGCCGAAAATGTGGTGAACAAAGTGCAAAGAAGGATGGTGATGACTCTATTGAAGTTAAGAAAGGAGATTGGATATGCTCCGA GtgtgaattcttgaatttttctagAAATATAAAATGCCTAAAGTGCAAAGCAGATGGCCCAGAGAGGGTCGCCGTAGATAATGTGGAAATGAAGAGGGGGGATTGGAATTGTACCAA GTGTGGGTTCATGAATTTTGCTAGCAATAAGACATGCTTGCGTTGTCTAGATCCACGCCCTGAAAGAGACACTGGAGAGTGGAACTGCCCATC GTGTGACTTCTTAAATTTCACTAAGAATAAAGTCTGCTTAAAGTGCAATTGTGACCGCCCCAAAAGAATGGGTGGAGAGTGGCACTGCCCATC GTGTGACTTCATGAATTTCAGTAGGAATGCAGTCTGCCTAAAGTGCGATTGTAAGCGTCCCAGAGAAGCGATGACCGAGTATGAAGAACAGATTTGGAAGAGCCCTTATTAA
- the LOC7493489 gene encoding uncharacterized protein LOC7493489 isoform X2, whose translation MTQVSAACVPQVIFILQCLLAAILPIRKLCETPVSFFYLPPMSSASKFVNFGTSLFLRTTNNGHPHKTISFKPLPSLQFHLYCSSSTAATATATATTDDDIMETLNSLQQENKQKQHPWPEWVTFVDKLKTRGYFMETSEDENIIAYTDMNQLRDGCLSFARDRYDVLKSLSIPDIQTVVESGCPNILRKVVNSAKRMRAYVQKDEGDACSACIHRGCCDRAYVVLKSNEAEGRTIDIVRVLMFHALDPLVISEGEKSPGSELIEASARKLLSELVELSETPHDPALPKRTPKTPDKKERVVNFTGGILRENVEMKKGDWICTKCNFMNFTKNKRCRKCGEQSAKKDGDDSIEVKKGDWICSECNFMNFAKNKRCRKCGEQSAKKDGDDSIEVKKGDWICSECNFTNFSKNTRCRKCGEQSAKKDGDDSIEVKKGDWICSECEFLNFSRNIKCLKCKADGPERVAVDNVEMKRGDWNCTKCGFMNFASNKTCLRCLDPRPERDTGEWNCPSCDFLNFTKNKVCLKCNCDRPKRMGGEWHCPSCDFMNFSRNAVCLKCDCKRPREAMTEYEEQIWKSPY comes from the exons ATGACACAAGTATCAGCCGCGTGTGTACCGCAGGTCATCTTCATTCTTCAGTGCTTGCTTGCTGCCATTTTGCCTATCCGAAAACTCTGCGAAACACCAGTCTcctttttctatcttccaccaaTGTCATCAGCGTCTAAATTCGTAAACTTTGGCACTTCGCTCTTCCTTCGTACAACTAATAATGGCCATCCCCACAAAACCATCTCCTTTAAACCCCTCCCTTCCCTCCAATTCCACCTCTACTGTTCTTCCTCCACTGCAGCCACAGCCACAGCCACAGCCACCACAGATGATGATATCATGGAAACCTTGAACTCCcttcaacaagaaaataaacaaaaacaacatccaTGGCCTGAGTGGGTAActtttgttgataaattgaaGACCAGGGGTTACTTCATGGAAACTTCAGAGGATGAAAATATTATTGCTTACACTGATATGAATCAGTTAAGGGATGGTTGTCTTAGCTTTGCTCGTGACAGATATGATGTTCTCAA ATCATTGTCTATACCTGATATTCAAACAGTTGTGGAGAGTGGATGTCCTAATATTCTTCGAAAAGTTGTAAATTCAGCTAAAAGAATGAGAGCTTACGTGCAAAAGGATGAAGGGGAT GCTTGTAGTGCTTGTATTCATCGGGGTTGTTGTGATAGAGCTTATGTGGTACTAAAGAGTAATGAAGCAGAGGGTCGTACCATAGACATAGTGCGGGTCTTAATGTTCCATGCACTGGATCCCCTTGTTATTTCAGAAGGAGAGAAATCTCCTGGTAGTGAGCTTATTGAAGCGTCTGCAAGGAAGCTGCTTTCTGAGTTGGTTGAATTGAGTGAGACACCCCATGATCCTGCACTACCAAAGCGTACTCCCAAAACCCCCGATAAGAAGGAGCGAGTTGTGAATTTCACGGGTGGCATACTGCGTGAAAATGTTGAAATGAAGAAAGGAGATTGGATATGTACCAA ATGCAACTTTATGAACttcactaaaaataaaagatgccGAAAATGTGGTGAACAAAGTGCAAAGAAGGATGGTGATGACTCTATTGAAGTTAAGAAAGGAGATTGGATATGCTCCGA ATGCAACTTTATGAACTTcgctaaaaataaaaggtgccGAAAATGTGGTGAACAAAGTGCAAAGAAGGATGGTGATGACTCTATTGAAGTTAAGAAAGGAGATTGGATATGCTCCGA ATGCAACTTTACGAACTTCTCTAAAAATACAAGATGCCGAAAATGTGGTGAACAAAGTGCAAAGAAGGATGGTGATGACTCTATTGAAGTTAAGAAAGGAGATTGGATATGCTCCGA GtgtgaattcttgaatttttctagAAATATAAAATGCCTAAAGTGCAAAGCAGATGGCCCAGAGAGGGTCGCCGTAGATAATGTGGAAATGAAGAGGGGGGATTGGAATTGTACCAA GTGTGGGTTCATGAATTTTGCTAGCAATAAGACATGCTTGCGTTGTCTAGATCCACGCCCTGAAAGAGACACTGGAGAGTGGAACTGCCCATC GTGTGACTTCTTAAATTTCACTAAGAATAAAGTCTGCTTAAAGTGCAATTGTGACCGCCCCAAAAGAATGGGTGGAGAGTGGCACTGCCCATC GTGTGACTTCATGAATTTCAGTAGGAATGCAGTCTGCCTAAAGTGCGATTGTAAGCGTCCCAGAGAAGCGATGACCGAGTATGAAGAACAGATTTGGAAGAGCCCTTATTAA
- the LOC7493489 gene encoding uncharacterized protein LOC7493489 isoform X9 encodes MTQVSAACVPQVIFILQCLLAAILPIRKLCETPVSFFYLPPMSSASKFVNFGTSLFLRTTNNGHPHKTISFKPLPSLQFHLYCSSSTAATATATATTDDDIMETLNSLQQENKQKQHPWPEWVTFVDKLKTRGYFMETSEDENIIAYTDMNQLRDGCLSFARDRYDVLKSLSIPDIQTVVESGCPNILRKVVNSAKRMRAYVQKDEGDACSACIHRGCCDRAYVVLKSNEAEGRTIDIVRVLMFHALDPLVISEGEKSPGSELIEASARKLLSELVELSETPHDPALPKRTPKTPDKKERVVNFTGGILRENVEMKKGDWICTKCNFMNFTKNKRCRKCGEQSAKKDGDDSIEVKKGDWICSECNFMNFAKNKRCRKCGEQSAKKDGDDSIEVKKGDWICSECEFLNFSRNIKCLKCKADGPERVAVDNVEMKRGDWNCTKCGFMNFASNKTCLRCLDPRPERDTGEWNCPSCDFLNFTKNKVCLKCNCDRPKRMGGEWHCPSCDFMNFSRNAVCLKCDCKRPREAMTEYEEQIWKSPY; translated from the exons ATGACACAAGTATCAGCCGCGTGTGTACCGCAGGTCATCTTCATTCTTCAGTGCTTGCTTGCTGCCATTTTGCCTATCCGAAAACTCTGCGAAACACCAGTCTcctttttctatcttccaccaaTGTCATCAGCGTCTAAATTCGTAAACTTTGGCACTTCGCTCTTCCTTCGTACAACTAATAATGGCCATCCCCACAAAACCATCTCCTTTAAACCCCTCCCTTCCCTCCAATTCCACCTCTACTGTTCTTCCTCCACTGCAGCCACAGCCACAGCCACAGCCACCACAGATGATGATATCATGGAAACCTTGAACTCCcttcaacaagaaaataaacaaaaacaacatccaTGGCCTGAGTGGGTAActtttgttgataaattgaaGACCAGGGGTTACTTCATGGAAACTTCAGAGGATGAAAATATTATTGCTTACACTGATATGAATCAGTTAAGGGATGGTTGTCTTAGCTTTGCTCGTGACAGATATGATGTTCTCAA ATCATTGTCTATACCTGATATTCAAACAGTTGTGGAGAGTGGATGTCCTAATATTCTTCGAAAAGTTGTAAATTCAGCTAAAAGAATGAGAGCTTACGTGCAAAAGGATGAAGGGGAT GCTTGTAGTGCTTGTATTCATCGGGGTTGTTGTGATAGAGCTTATGTGGTACTAAAGAGTAATGAAGCAGAGGGTCGTACCATAGACATAGTGCGGGTCTTAATGTTCCATGCACTGGATCCCCTTGTTATTTCAGAAGGAGAGAAATCTCCTGGTAGTGAGCTTATTGAAGCGTCTGCAAGGAAGCTGCTTTCTGAGTTGGTTGAATTGAGTGAGACACCCCATGATCCTGCACTACCAAAGCGTACTCCCAAAACCCCCGATAAGAAGGAGCGAGTTGTGAATTTCACGGGTGGCATACTGCGTGAAAATGTTGAAATGAAGAAAGGAGATTGGATATGTACCAA ATGCAACTTTATGAACttcactaaaaataaaagatgccGAAAATGTGGTGAACAAAGTGCAAAGAAGGATGGTGATGACTCTATTGAAGTTAAGAAAGGAGATTGGATATGCTCCGA ATGCAACTTTATGAACTTcgctaaaaataaaag ATGCCGAAAATGTGGTGAACAAAGTGCAAAGAAGGATGGTGATGACTCTATTGAAGTTAAGAAAGGAGATTGGATATGCTCCGA GtgtgaattcttgaatttttctagAAATATAAAATGCCTAAAGTGCAAAGCAGATGGCCCAGAGAGGGTCGCCGTAGATAATGTGGAAATGAAGAGGGGGGATTGGAATTGTACCAA GTGTGGGTTCATGAATTTTGCTAGCAATAAGACATGCTTGCGTTGTCTAGATCCACGCCCTGAAAGAGACACTGGAGAGTGGAACTGCCCATC GTGTGACTTCTTAAATTTCACTAAGAATAAAGTCTGCTTAAAGTGCAATTGTGACCGCCCCAAAAGAATGGGTGGAGAGTGGCACTGCCCATC GTGTGACTTCATGAATTTCAGTAGGAATGCAGTCTGCCTAAAGTGCGATTGTAAGCGTCCCAGAGAAGCGATGACCGAGTATGAAGAACAGATTTGGAAGAGCCCTTATTAA
- the LOC7493489 gene encoding uncharacterized protein LOC7493489 isoform X14, whose protein sequence is MTQVSAACVPQVIFILQCLLAAILPIRKLCETPVSFFYLPPMSSASKFVNFGTSLFLRTTNNGHPHKTISFKPLPSLQFHLYCSSSTAATATATATTDDDIMETLNSLQQENKQKQHPWPEWVTFVDKLKTRGYFMETSEDENIIAYTDMNQLRDGCLSFARDRYDVLKSLSIPDIQTVVESGCPNILRKVVNSAKRMRAYVQKDEGDACSACIHRGCCDRAYVVLKSNEAEGRTIDIVRVLMFHALDPLVISEGEKSPGSELIEASARKLLSELVELSETPHDPALPKRTPKTPDKKERVVNFTGGILRENVEMKKGDWICTKCNFMNFAKNKRCRKCGEQSAKKDGDDSIEVKKGDWICSECEFLNFSRNIKCLKCKADGPERVAVDNVEMKRGDWNCTKCGFMNFASNKTCLRCLDPRPERDTGEWNCPSCDFLNFTKNKVCLKCNCDRPKRMGGEWHCPSCDFMNFSRNAVCLKCDCKRPREAMTEYEEQIWKSPY, encoded by the exons ATGACACAAGTATCAGCCGCGTGTGTACCGCAGGTCATCTTCATTCTTCAGTGCTTGCTTGCTGCCATTTTGCCTATCCGAAAACTCTGCGAAACACCAGTCTcctttttctatcttccaccaaTGTCATCAGCGTCTAAATTCGTAAACTTTGGCACTTCGCTCTTCCTTCGTACAACTAATAATGGCCATCCCCACAAAACCATCTCCTTTAAACCCCTCCCTTCCCTCCAATTCCACCTCTACTGTTCTTCCTCCACTGCAGCCACAGCCACAGCCACAGCCACCACAGATGATGATATCATGGAAACCTTGAACTCCcttcaacaagaaaataaacaaaaacaacatccaTGGCCTGAGTGGGTAActtttgttgataaattgaaGACCAGGGGTTACTTCATGGAAACTTCAGAGGATGAAAATATTATTGCTTACACTGATATGAATCAGTTAAGGGATGGTTGTCTTAGCTTTGCTCGTGACAGATATGATGTTCTCAA ATCATTGTCTATACCTGATATTCAAACAGTTGTGGAGAGTGGATGTCCTAATATTCTTCGAAAAGTTGTAAATTCAGCTAAAAGAATGAGAGCTTACGTGCAAAAGGATGAAGGGGAT GCTTGTAGTGCTTGTATTCATCGGGGTTGTTGTGATAGAGCTTATGTGGTACTAAAGAGTAATGAAGCAGAGGGTCGTACCATAGACATAGTGCGGGTCTTAATGTTCCATGCACTGGATCCCCTTGTTATTTCAGAAGGAGAGAAATCTCCTGGTAGTGAGCTTATTGAAGCGTCTGCAAGGAAGCTGCTTTCTGAGTTGGTTGAATTGAGTGAGACACCCCATGATCCTGCACTACCAAAGCGTACTCCCAAAACCCCCGATAAGAAGGAGCGAGTTGTGAATTTCACGGGTGGCATACTGCGTGAAAATGTTGAAATGAAGAAAGGAGATTGGATATGTACCAA ATGCAACTTTATGAACTTcgctaaaaataaaag ATGCCGAAAATGTGGTGAACAAAGTGCAAAGAAGGATGGTGATGACTCTATTGAAGTTAAGAAAGGAGATTGGATATGCTCCGA GtgtgaattcttgaatttttctagAAATATAAAATGCCTAAAGTGCAAAGCAGATGGCCCAGAGAGGGTCGCCGTAGATAATGTGGAAATGAAGAGGGGGGATTGGAATTGTACCAA GTGTGGGTTCATGAATTTTGCTAGCAATAAGACATGCTTGCGTTGTCTAGATCCACGCCCTGAAAGAGACACTGGAGAGTGGAACTGCCCATC GTGTGACTTCTTAAATTTCACTAAGAATAAAGTCTGCTTAAAGTGCAATTGTGACCGCCCCAAAAGAATGGGTGGAGAGTGGCACTGCCCATC GTGTGACTTCATGAATTTCAGTAGGAATGCAGTCTGCCTAAAGTGCGATTGTAAGCGTCCCAGAGAAGCGATGACCGAGTATGAAGAACAGATTTGGAAGAGCCCTTATTAA
- the LOC7493489 gene encoding uncharacterized protein LOC7493489 isoform X8, with protein MTQVSAACVPQVIFILQCLLAAILPIRKLCETPVSFFYLPPMSSASKFVNFGTSLFLRTTNNGHPHKTISFKPLPSLQFHLYCSSSTAATATATATTDDDIMETLNSLQQENKQKQHPWPEWVTFVDKLKTRGYFMETSEDENIIAYTDMNQLRDGCLSFARDRYDVLKSLSIPDIQTVVESGCPNILRKVVNSAKRMRAYVQKDEGDACSACIHRGCCDRAYVVLKSNEAEGRTIDIVRVLMFHALDPLVISEGEKSPGSELIEASARKLLSELVELSETPHDPALPKRTPKTPDKKERVVNFTGGILRENVEMKKGDWICTKCNFMNFAKNKRCRKCGEQSAKKDGDDSIEVKKGDWICSECNFTNFSKNTRCRKCGEQSAKKDGDDSIEVKKGDWICSECEFLNFSRNIKCLKCKADGPERVAVDNVEMKRGDWNCTKCGFMNFASNKTCLRCLDPRPERDTGEWNCPSCDFLNFTKNKVCLKCNCDRPKRMGGEWHCPSCDFMNFSRNAVCLKCDCKRPREAMTEYEEQIWKSPY; from the exons ATGACACAAGTATCAGCCGCGTGTGTACCGCAGGTCATCTTCATTCTTCAGTGCTTGCTTGCTGCCATTTTGCCTATCCGAAAACTCTGCGAAACACCAGTCTcctttttctatcttccaccaaTGTCATCAGCGTCTAAATTCGTAAACTTTGGCACTTCGCTCTTCCTTCGTACAACTAATAATGGCCATCCCCACAAAACCATCTCCTTTAAACCCCTCCCTTCCCTCCAATTCCACCTCTACTGTTCTTCCTCCACTGCAGCCACAGCCACAGCCACAGCCACCACAGATGATGATATCATGGAAACCTTGAACTCCcttcaacaagaaaataaacaaaaacaacatccaTGGCCTGAGTGGGTAActtttgttgataaattgaaGACCAGGGGTTACTTCATGGAAACTTCAGAGGATGAAAATATTATTGCTTACACTGATATGAATCAGTTAAGGGATGGTTGTCTTAGCTTTGCTCGTGACAGATATGATGTTCTCAA ATCATTGTCTATACCTGATATTCAAACAGTTGTGGAGAGTGGATGTCCTAATATTCTTCGAAAAGTTGTAAATTCAGCTAAAAGAATGAGAGCTTACGTGCAAAAGGATGAAGGGGAT GCTTGTAGTGCTTGTATTCATCGGGGTTGTTGTGATAGAGCTTATGTGGTACTAAAGAGTAATGAAGCAGAGGGTCGTACCATAGACATAGTGCGGGTCTTAATGTTCCATGCACTGGATCCCCTTGTTATTTCAGAAGGAGAGAAATCTCCTGGTAGTGAGCTTATTGAAGCGTCTGCAAGGAAGCTGCTTTCTGAGTTGGTTGAATTGAGTGAGACACCCCATGATCCTGCACTACCAAAGCGTACTCCCAAAACCCCCGATAAGAAGGAGCGAGTTGTGAATTTCACGGGTGGCATACTGCGTGAAAATGTTGAAATGAAGAAAGGAGATTGGATATGTACCAA ATGCAACTTTATGAACTTcgctaaaaataaaaggtgccGAAAATGTGGTGAACAAAGTGCAAAGAAGGATGGTGATGACTCTATTGAAGTTAAGAAAGGAGATTGGATATGCTCCGA ATGCAACTTTACGAACTTCTCTAAAAATACAAGATGCCGAAAATGTGGTGAACAAAGTGCAAAGAAGGATGGTGATGACTCTATTGAAGTTAAGAAAGGAGATTGGATATGCTCCGA GtgtgaattcttgaatttttctagAAATATAAAATGCCTAAAGTGCAAAGCAGATGGCCCAGAGAGGGTCGCCGTAGATAATGTGGAAATGAAGAGGGGGGATTGGAATTGTACCAA GTGTGGGTTCATGAATTTTGCTAGCAATAAGACATGCTTGCGTTGTCTAGATCCACGCCCTGAAAGAGACACTGGAGAGTGGAACTGCCCATC GTGTGACTTCTTAAATTTCACTAAGAATAAAGTCTGCTTAAAGTGCAATTGTGACCGCCCCAAAAGAATGGGTGGAGAGTGGCACTGCCCATC GTGTGACTTCATGAATTTCAGTAGGAATGCAGTCTGCCTAAAGTGCGATTGTAAGCGTCCCAGAGAAGCGATGACCGAGTATGAAGAACAGATTTGGAAGAGCCCTTATTAA
- the LOC7493489 gene encoding uncharacterized protein LOC7493489 isoform X13, with the protein MTQVSAACVPQVIFILQCLLAAILPIRKLCETPVSFFYLPPMSSASKFVNFGTSLFLRTTNNGHPHKTISFKPLPSLQFHLYCSSSTAATATATATTDDDIMETLNSLQQENKQKQHPWPEWVTFVDKLKTRGYFMETSEDENIIAYTDMNQLRDGCLSFARDRYDVLKSLSIPDIQTVVESGCPNILRKVVNSAKRMRAYVQKDEGDACSACIHRGCCDRAYVVLKSNEAEGRTIDIVRVLMFHALDPLVISEGEKSPGSELIEASARKLLSELVELSETPHDPALPKRTPKTPDKKERVVNFTGGILRENVEMKKGDWICTKCNFMNFTKNKRCRKCGEQSAKKDGDDSIEVKKGDWICSECEFLNFSRNIKCLKCKADGPERVAVDNVEMKRGDWNCTKCGFMNFASNKTCLRCLDPRPERDTGEWNCPSCDFLNFTKNKVCLKCNCDRPKRMGGEWHCPSCDFMNFSRNAVCLKCDCKRPREAMTEYEEQIWKSPY; encoded by the exons ATGACACAAGTATCAGCCGCGTGTGTACCGCAGGTCATCTTCATTCTTCAGTGCTTGCTTGCTGCCATTTTGCCTATCCGAAAACTCTGCGAAACACCAGTCTcctttttctatcttccaccaaTGTCATCAGCGTCTAAATTCGTAAACTTTGGCACTTCGCTCTTCCTTCGTACAACTAATAATGGCCATCCCCACAAAACCATCTCCTTTAAACCCCTCCCTTCCCTCCAATTCCACCTCTACTGTTCTTCCTCCACTGCAGCCACAGCCACAGCCACAGCCACCACAGATGATGATATCATGGAAACCTTGAACTCCcttcaacaagaaaataaacaaaaacaacatccaTGGCCTGAGTGGGTAActtttgttgataaattgaaGACCAGGGGTTACTTCATGGAAACTTCAGAGGATGAAAATATTATTGCTTACACTGATATGAATCAGTTAAGGGATGGTTGTCTTAGCTTTGCTCGTGACAGATATGATGTTCTCAA ATCATTGTCTATACCTGATATTCAAACAGTTGTGGAGAGTGGATGTCCTAATATTCTTCGAAAAGTTGTAAATTCAGCTAAAAGAATGAGAGCTTACGTGCAAAAGGATGAAGGGGAT GCTTGTAGTGCTTGTATTCATCGGGGTTGTTGTGATAGAGCTTATGTGGTACTAAAGAGTAATGAAGCAGAGGGTCGTACCATAGACATAGTGCGGGTCTTAATGTTCCATGCACTGGATCCCCTTGTTATTTCAGAAGGAGAGAAATCTCCTGGTAGTGAGCTTATTGAAGCGTCTGCAAGGAAGCTGCTTTCTGAGTTGGTTGAATTGAGTGAGACACCCCATGATCCTGCACTACCAAAGCGTACTCCCAAAACCCCCGATAAGAAGGAGCGAGTTGTGAATTTCACGGGTGGCATACTGCGTGAAAATGTTGAAATGAAGAAAGGAGATTGGATATGTACCAA ATGCAACTTTATGAACttcactaaaaataaaagatgccGAAAATGTGGTGAACAAAGTGCAAAGAAGGATGGTGATGACTCTATTGAAGTTAAGAAAGGAGATTGGATATGCTCCGA GtgtgaattcttgaatttttctagAAATATAAAATGCCTAAAGTGCAAAGCAGATGGCCCAGAGAGGGTCGCCGTAGATAATGTGGAAATGAAGAGGGGGGATTGGAATTGTACCAA GTGTGGGTTCATGAATTTTGCTAGCAATAAGACATGCTTGCGTTGTCTAGATCCACGCCCTGAAAGAGACACTGGAGAGTGGAACTGCCCATC GTGTGACTTCTTAAATTTCACTAAGAATAAAGTCTGCTTAAAGTGCAATTGTGACCGCCCCAAAAGAATGGGTGGAGAGTGGCACTGCCCATC GTGTGACTTCATGAATTTCAGTAGGAATGCAGTCTGCCTAAAGTGCGATTGTAAGCGTCCCAGAGAAGCGATGACCGAGTATGAAGAACAGATTTGGAAGAGCCCTTATTAA